Proteins co-encoded in one Chroococcidiopsis sp. TS-821 genomic window:
- a CDS encoding two-component system response regulator, with the protein MISPLYKTESSQVNHFDSEPPKILVVDDHAASRMTAVALLAVEGYEVLEADSGVAALDLVTRSQPDLILLDVMMPGMDGFEVCRQLKQDEQTRLIPVIFITALNDRRSRISGIEAGGDDFLSKPFDRLELAARVKSLVRQKCLNEDLDHAEQVLFSIAQAIESRDPNTGNHCERLVELSTAFGEYLQLSRTQMRNLQWGSYLHDIGKVGIPDAVLLKAGKLTPHEWETMRQHVLIGEKICLPLRSMRGVIPIIRHHHERWDGSGYPDGLVGDRIPYLAQVFQIIDIYDALTSERPYKRALSSREALEVIAEETAKGWRNPTLVKQFMEFIQSRDEQ; encoded by the coding sequence ATGATCTCGCCGTTGTACAAAACAGAAAGTTCTCAGGTGAACCATTTTGATTCAGAACCGCCGAAGATTTTAGTTGTGGACGACCATGCAGCGAGTCGGATGACTGCAGTTGCATTGTTAGCAGTAGAAGGGTACGAGGTTTTAGAAGCGGATAGTGGTGTAGCAGCGCTAGATCTTGTGACACGCAGTCAGCCAGATTTGATCTTACTCGATGTCATGATGCCTGGCATGGATGGGTTTGAAGTGTGCCGTCAACTCAAACAGGACGAACAAACTCGATTGATTCCTGTTATTTTTATCACAGCTTTGAACGATCGGCGATCGCGCATCAGCGGAATTGAAGCCGGAGGAGATGACTTTCTCTCTAAACCTTTCGATCGACTGGAGCTAGCAGCGCGTGTCAAATCGCTAGTACGACAAAAATGCTTAAACGAAGATTTAGATCATGCTGAACAAGTTTTATTTTCGATCGCGCAAGCAATTGAGAGCCGCGATCCTAACACAGGCAATCATTGTGAAAGATTGGTAGAGTTAAGCACAGCTTTTGGTGAATATCTTCAGCTTTCACGCACGCAAATGCGCAATTTGCAGTGGGGAAGCTATCTACACGACATTGGTAAAGTTGGTATTCCTGACGCAGTACTGCTTAAAGCTGGAAAATTAACACCACACGAATGGGAAACAATGCGCCAGCACGTTCTTATTGGGGAAAAAATTTGCTTGCCTTTACGTTCAATGCGCGGCGTAATCCCCATTATTCGCCATCATCACGAACGCTGGGATGGTTCGGGGTATCCTGATGGGTTAGTAGGAGATCGCATTCCGTATCTCGCGCAAGTATTTCAAATTATTGATATTTACGATGCGCTAACGAGCGAGCGTCCCTATAAACGTGCTTTGTCGAGCAGAGAAGCATTGGAAGTGATTGCTGAAGAAACTGCAAAGGGATGGCGCAATCCTACACTTGTCAAACAGTTTATGGAATTTATTCAATCGCGTGACGAACAGTAG
- the glmU gene encoding bifunctional UDP-N-acetylglucosamine diphosphorylase/glucosamine-1-phosphate N-acetyltransferase GlmU — protein sequence MVAVAILAAGRGTRMKSSLPKVLHPLGGRSIVEQVLQSLHKISPTRCLVIVGYQAEQVKASLTKVASKLTIPLEFVEQTEQLGTGHAIQQVVPYLENFTDDLLVLNGDVPLLRPETLQNLLQTHKKHQNAATILTAQLPNPQGYGRVFCDERHIVQQIVEDRDCSPAQKQNCRINAGVYCFRWKDLAEVLPRLQPNNNQKEYYLTDTVSFLEPVMAVDVEDYQEILGINDRQQLAAAYSILQERIKSKWMAAGVTLVDPASITIDDTVEIQPDVIIEPQTHLRGQTVIQSGCRIGPGSLVENSRLDENVSVLYSVVTDSSVAANTRIGPYAHLRGHAVVGAGCKIGNFVELKNSQLGDRTNVAHLSYLGDATLGTQVNVGAGTITANYDGVQKHPTKIGDRSKTGANSVLVAPITIGNDVNIAAGSAVTEDAPDDCLVIGRARQVIKPGWRLKNRDRGSKVGGQEEK from the coding sequence ATGGTAGCGGTAGCAATTTTAGCAGCAGGACGCGGTACGCGGATGAAATCCTCTTTACCTAAGGTGTTACATCCTTTAGGAGGAAGGTCGATCGTTGAGCAGGTTCTCCAAAGTTTACATAAAATTTCACCAACGCGGTGTCTGGTGATTGTTGGTTATCAGGCAGAGCAAGTCAAAGCATCGCTTACTAAGGTAGCATCTAAGCTGACGATTCCCTTAGAGTTTGTCGAGCAAACTGAGCAATTAGGAACAGGTCACGCGATTCAACAAGTTGTACCGTATTTAGAGAACTTTACGGATGATTTACTCGTACTTAATGGCGACGTTCCCTTATTACGACCAGAAACGCTGCAAAATCTGCTGCAAACGCACAAAAAACATCAAAATGCTGCAACAATTTTGACTGCGCAGTTACCCAACCCCCAAGGCTATGGACGCGTATTTTGTGACGAACGTCATATTGTCCAGCAAATTGTGGAAGACCGCGATTGTTCGCCAGCACAGAAACAAAACTGTCGCATTAATGCTGGAGTTTATTGCTTTCGCTGGAAAGACCTAGCTGAAGTCTTACCGCGATTGCAACCGAATAATAACCAAAAAGAATACTATTTGACCGATACTGTCAGTTTCTTAGAGCCTGTCATGGCAGTTGACGTTGAAGATTACCAAGAAATTTTGGGAATTAATGACCGACAGCAACTTGCGGCTGCTTATAGTATATTGCAAGAACGAATCAAGTCAAAGTGGATGGCTGCGGGTGTCACGCTGGTCGATCCTGCGAGCATTACAATTGACGATACGGTAGAAATTCAACCTGATGTGATTATCGAACCGCAAACGCATCTGCGCGGACAGACGGTGATTCAATCAGGATGTCGGATTGGACCTGGTAGTTTGGTCGAAAACAGCCGTCTAGATGAGAATGTGAGCGTGCTGTATTCGGTTGTAACTGATAGTAGCGTTGCCGCAAATACGCGAATTGGTCCTTATGCGCATTTACGCGGTCATGCGGTTGTAGGTGCGGGGTGTAAGATTGGAAATTTTGTTGAGTTGAAAAACAGTCAACTCGGCGATCGCACGAATGTGGCGCATTTATCGTATCTTGGAGATGCTACGCTCGGAACGCAAGTTAACGTAGGTGCGGGGACGATAACTGCCAATTATGACGGCGTCCAAAAGCATCCGACAAAGATCGGCGATCGCTCTAAAACAGGTGCAAACAGTGTTTTAGTTGCACCAATAACAATTGGTAACGATGTCAACATCGCAGCAGGTTCAGCCGTCACAGAAGATGCTCCTGATGATTGTTTAGTAATTGGTCGAGCGCGTCAAGTGATTAAACCAGGTTGGCGGTTAAAAAACAGGGATCGGGGATCAAAGGTTGGAGGTCAGGAAGAAAAGTAG
- a CDS encoding DUF29 family protein, which produces MEELLELRKLLQQGKVDEALLLVDELEDISLSDKINKIDSYGVILLVHLIKQQAEKRSTRSWEISIENASRELKKLNKRRKAGGCYLSSAQLREILQEGYQMALKRASVEAFEGRFEAEELESMVDKQMILAQAIALVQQ; this is translated from the coding sequence ATGGAAGAACTACTAGAGCTTCGGAAACTACTGCAGCAAGGCAAGGTTGATGAAGCTTTGCTGTTGGTGGACGAGTTGGAAGACATCAGCCTGAGTGACAAAATTAATAAAATTGATAGCTATGGCGTGATATTACTCGTTCATCTGATCAAACAGCAGGCAGAAAAACGCTCAACCCGCTCTTGGGAGATTTCTATTGAAAATGCGTCGCGAGAACTCAAAAAACTCAATAAACGCCGCAAAGCGGGTGGTTGTTATTTATCGTCAGCGCAACTACGTGAAATTCTCCAAGAGGGGTATCAAATGGCACTCAAACGAGCCTCTGTTGAAGCCTTTGAAGGGCGTTTTGAGGCTGAGGAATTGGAAAGTATGGTTGATAAGCAAATGATTTTGGCGCAGGCGATCGCTTTAGTTCAGCAGTAG
- a CDS encoding isoaspartyl peptidase/L-asparaginase: protein MQPKLIIHGGAGSSLKSKGGVEIIRRSLYSVIEEVYALLLAGAPAMEAVVRGCQLLEDDPRFNAGTGSVLQSDGQIRMSASLMDGVYQRFSGVINVSRVQHPIDLAQNLQNSADRVLSDYGAAELLRELQIPSYDALTELRLQEWLQERQDNFEKKMAGVVAEKELVESSNARRGTIGVVALDTQGHLAVGTSTGGKGFERIGRVSDSAMPAGNYATADAAVSCTGIGEDIIDECLAARIVVRVTDGLALPEAMQRSFTEAYNRKRDLGAIAIDATGAIAWGKTSEVLLAAYHTGEQVGDTLEWTGELTSYC, encoded by the coding sequence GTGCAACCAAAGTTAATTATTCATGGCGGGGCGGGTAGTTCCCTGAAAAGTAAAGGCGGAGTAGAAATTATTCGGCGATCGCTCTACTCAGTTATCGAGGAGGTCTATGCACTATTACTTGCAGGTGCACCAGCTATGGAGGCTGTTGTTCGTGGCTGTCAACTACTAGAAGACGATCCGCGCTTTAATGCTGGTACAGGTTCGGTGCTGCAATCTGACGGTCAAATTCGCATGAGTGCGTCGCTCATGGATGGTGTTTACCAGCGCTTTAGTGGCGTGATTAACGTCTCGCGGGTACAGCACCCAATTGATTTGGCGCAAAATTTACAAAATTCCGCAGATCGCGTGCTATCTGACTATGGTGCAGCCGAATTATTACGCGAATTGCAAATTCCTAGTTACGATGCTTTGACGGAGTTGCGGTTGCAAGAGTGGCTTCAGGAGAGACAAGATAATTTTGAGAAAAAAATGGCGGGGGTCGTTGCCGAAAAAGAATTAGTCGAATCGAGTAATGCTAGACGCGGTACAATCGGCGTTGTCGCCCTCGATACGCAAGGACACTTAGCGGTTGGTACTTCGACGGGCGGTAAAGGTTTTGAGCGGATCGGGCGCGTAAGTGATTCTGCAATGCCTGCTGGTAATTATGCCACAGCCGACGCAGCAGTGAGTTGTACGGGAATAGGTGAAGACATTATTGACGAATGTTTAGCGGCGCGAATTGTTGTCCGCGTCACCGATGGTTTAGCTTTACCGGAAGCGATGCAACGTTCGTTTACCGAAGCATATAATCGCAAACGCGATTTAGGCGCAATTGCCATTGATGCAACTGGCGCGATCGCTTGGGGAAAAACGAGTGAAGTGCTACTTGCTGCCTATCATACTGGCGAGCAAGTGGGCGATACACTGGAATGGACGGGCGAACTGACAAGCTACTGCTGA
- a CDS encoding DUF2256 domain-containing protein, producing MARTRAKSDLPTKICPVCQRPFTWRKKWADCWDDVKYCSERCRRRRSNVD from the coding sequence ATGGCACGAACTCGCGCTAAATCAGATTTACCTACCAAAATTTGTCCTGTTTGTCAGCGTCCCTTTACTTGGCGGAAAAAATGGGCAGATTGTTGGGATGATGTAAAGTATTGCTCTGAACGCTGTCGGCGGCGGCGCTCAAATGTAGATTAA
- a CDS encoding RNA methyltransferase, with translation MVETALAGVRIVLVEPAGALNVGAIARVMKNSALEHLVLVNPQCDPLSKEAQQMAVHAVDILENAVQVATLPEALVDCTRAIATTARDRDIPITLEHPRTALPWLIEQQNTALIFGPEYRGLSNEELKYAQRFVRIPTSDRYPSLNLATSVAICAYELFQRATQSTPTALPSDSDAASLDMLEGYYQQLERVLLDIGYLYPHTAASRMQKFRQVFNRTQLTASEVAMLRGVLSQIQWALQQKTQEKS, from the coding sequence ATGGTAGAAACCGCCTTAGCTGGAGTACGGATAGTTTTAGTCGAACCAGCAGGGGCTTTAAATGTTGGGGCGATCGCGCGTGTCATGAAAAATTCAGCGCTAGAACATCTTGTCTTAGTGAATCCGCAGTGCGATCCGCTATCTAAGGAAGCGCAGCAAATGGCGGTTCACGCTGTAGATATTTTAGAAAATGCAGTTCAAGTCGCAACGTTACCAGAAGCCCTAGTAGACTGTACGCGCGCGATCGCAACCACCGCCCGCGATCGCGACATACCAATTACCCTCGAACATCCACGTACAGCACTACCATGGTTAATCGAGCAACAAAACACTGCTCTTATTTTTGGCCCAGAATATCGCGGCTTGAGTAACGAAGAATTAAAATACGCACAACGCTTTGTCCGCATTCCGACAAGCGATCGCTATCCATCGCTCAATCTTGCTACCTCTGTTGCAATTTGTGCCTATGAGTTGTTTCAGCGTGCAACGCAGTCAACACCAACCGCTTTACCGAGCGATTCTGATGCTGCTTCATTGGATATGTTAGAGGGCTATTATCAACAATTAGAGCGAGTGTTACTCGACATTGGTTATCTTTACCCGCACACTGCTGCAAGTCGAATGCAAAAGTTTCGCCAAGTGTTCAACCGTACGCAACTGACGGCATCTGAAGTTGCTATGTTGCGAGGAGTTTTATCACAAATACAATGGGCATTGCAGCAGAAAACCCAAGAAAAAAGCTAA
- a CDS encoding serine hydrolase has protein sequence MKQLSATELKVSKTPVSEGKTTVRRENHFSDSSQQKVFNKRSQSTSGSASTAHGKARKIVDLPLSPQIANQNARARQPNYRNGNTPQNAGRRPSIQIPLSQETSEKQRIIERTVIAPRPLREKRRSHGLRNLTKPLLYASRIVILGVGVAAIAGTVLSALDPTNRIKAEDPQSSVAQEEVKEVAFVPGSALQMTQEMSSLKTTVEQLAAKQKNLLPGVFFLDLDTGAYLEINGNSTFASASTIKVPILVAFFQDVDAGKIRLDERLTLKKELVGGGSGDMQYKPLGTQFTALETATKMITISDNTATNLLIERMGGAAALNQRFLSWGLPATQIRNLLPDLEGTNTTSPRDLAHLMALVDDGKLMSLRSRDRLLDIMRRTVTNTLLPRGLGEGARIAHKTGDIGSLVGDVGLVDMPNGKRYIAVAMVKRPHNDGRAQELIRQISRAAYQELSKPNVDQILRTTPFVTTTTVPVENPAATNESSAATTDGNQPSPTSQ, from the coding sequence GTGAAACAACTGTCTGCTACAGAGTTAAAGGTATCAAAAACCCCAGTTTCCGAGGGTAAAACTACAGTACGACGGGAAAATCACTTCTCGGATAGCAGCCAGCAAAAAGTCTTCAATAAAAGGAGTCAATCCACTTCAGGCTCAGCATCAACAGCCCATGGGAAAGCACGCAAAATTGTTGACTTACCTTTGAGTCCGCAAATCGCGAATCAAAATGCTAGGGCACGCCAGCCCAATTACAGAAATGGAAATACTCCTCAAAATGCGGGACGCCGACCGTCAATACAGATACCTCTATCTCAAGAAACGAGTGAGAAGCAACGCATTATTGAGCGCACGGTGATAGCACCGCGCCCGCTACGCGAAAAACGCCGCAGTCACGGTCTTCGTAACTTGACAAAACCGTTGCTATATGCATCAAGGATAGTGATTTTAGGTGTGGGAGTCGCCGCGATCGCCGGAACTGTATTGTCAGCATTAGATCCTACCAATCGCATCAAAGCTGAAGATCCGCAATCTTCGGTAGCACAAGAGGAAGTGAAAGAAGTTGCATTTGTTCCAGGCTCGGCGTTGCAGATGACGCAAGAAATGAGTTCGTTAAAAACAACGGTAGAACAGTTAGCAGCGAAACAAAAAAATCTTCTTCCAGGCGTCTTTTTCCTAGATTTAGACACGGGAGCGTACTTAGAAATTAATGGAAACTCAACTTTTGCTTCGGCAAGCACGATCAAAGTGCCCATACTAGTTGCTTTTTTCCAAGATGTCGATGCGGGTAAGATTCGCTTGGATGAACGGCTGACGCTAAAAAAAGAGTTAGTGGGCGGTGGTTCGGGAGATATGCAATACAAGCCCTTGGGAACGCAATTCACCGCGCTAGAAACAGCCACCAAGATGATTACAATCAGCGATAATACCGCAACGAATCTACTCATTGAGCGTATGGGTGGCGCTGCTGCATTAAATCAACGATTTCTGAGTTGGGGATTGCCAGCAACACAAATTCGGAACCTACTCCCAGATTTAGAAGGAACAAATACAACAAGCCCCAGAGATTTAGCACATTTAATGGCGTTAGTCGATGATGGCAAGTTGATGTCCCTGCGATCGCGCGATCGCTTGTTAGATATCATGCGACGCACAGTAACTAATACTTTACTACCACGCGGTTTAGGTGAAGGTGCCAGAATTGCGCATAAAACAGGTGATATCGGCTCTTTAGTTGGTGATGTGGGCTTAGTGGATATGCCGAATGGCAAGCGTTATATCGCAGTCGCAATGGTAAAACGTCCGCATAATGACGGTCGCGCTCAAGAACTCATTCGGCAAATTTCGCGTGCTGCTTATCAAGAATTAAGTAAACCAAACGTCGATCAAATCTTGCGGACAACACCTTTTGTAACAACAACTACTGTCCCAGTGGAAAACCCAGCAGCTACAAACGAATCTTCTGCAGCAACGACTGATGGCAATCAGCCATCTCCTACTTCTCAATAG
- a CDS encoding M23 family metallopeptidase, translating to MRFKTLSIGAVNSFPDLVLPETDRQHPAGNYVLIACDRVEIVVAHLMRGSLTVNQGEIVSVNQSIAQVGNSGNTTEPHLHIHARQKI from the coding sequence ATGCGATTCAAGACACTGTCTATAGGTGCTGTCAATAGTTTTCCTGACTTAGTTCTACCAGAAACAGATCGACAACATCCCGCGGGAAACTATGTTTTAATCGCCTGCGATCGCGTTGAAATAGTAGTTGCTCATTTGATGAGGGGAAGTCTTACTGTCAATCAAGGAGAGATAGTTAGCGTAAATCAATCGATCGCCCAGGTAGGAAATTCAGGAAATACCACTGAACCTCATCTTCACATTCATGCGCGACAAAAAATATAG
- a CDS encoding thioredoxin family protein: MTKRLVEVFTAGCPLCDETVSLVRELARDNCEIQVWDLREGCATNECREKASQYGIHRVPAVVVNGKLAECCQNQQPISREALLTAGIGQN; encoded by the coding sequence ATGACGAAGCGTTTAGTTGAGGTTTTCACAGCAGGTTGCCCATTATGTGATGAAACTGTCAGCTTGGTAAGAGAGTTGGCGCGTGACAATTGTGAGATTCAGGTATGGGATTTGCGTGAAGGATGTGCAACTAATGAATGCCGTGAGAAAGCAAGTCAATACGGAATTCATCGCGTTCCGGCAGTCGTAGTTAATGGCAAGCTAGCAGAATGTTGTCAAAATCAACAGCCGATTTCTCGTGAAGCACTATTGACCGCTGGCATTGGGCAAAACTAA
- a CDS encoding heavy metal-responsive transcriptional regulator, with protein MNKGLLIGELSRRLHLSTQTIRYYERLGLLNPPKRTESQYRVYGTDDEERLRFIQKAKQFGLSLDEIKQLIEIRTSGTPPCSALKRMVKQHLDELARRICDMLAFRQELASRYEAIESLLTDAYDTTTETSYGGKICGLIEQSSETISTEGRSCNLKQPYCFYSNIRISG; from the coding sequence ATGAACAAAGGTTTATTGATCGGTGAGTTAAGTCGGCGATTGCATCTCTCTACCCAGACTATCCGGTATTACGAGCGGTTAGGACTGCTTAACCCACCCAAACGGACTGAATCGCAGTATCGCGTTTACGGAACAGATGACGAGGAACGACTGCGCTTCATTCAAAAAGCTAAACAGTTTGGGCTATCGCTGGATGAAATCAAACAATTGATCGAGATTAGGACGAGCGGGACACCTCCCTGTTCAGCTCTCAAACGTATGGTAAAGCAACATCTCGATGAACTAGCTCGGCGTATTTGTGATATGCTGGCATTTCGCCAAGAATTAGCTAGCCGATACGAGGCAATAGAATCTTTGCTTACTGATGCCTACGATACCACAACTGAAACTTCTTATGGTGGGAAAATTTGTGGATTAATTGAGCAATCAAGCGAGACAATTAGCACCGAAGGACGATCGTGCAACCTAAAACAGCCTTACTGCTTTTACTCAAATATCAGAATTAGTGGTTAA